Sequence from the Deltaproteobacteria bacterium genome:
CTGTGGAACAACGGATTTCCCGTCGAGGTCTTCGTGCTCGGGCGCGCGGCGCAGATCAAGGGCGACGCGAAGACGAATTTCGAGATTCTCGAAAAGCTCGACGTGCCGGTCACGGAGGTCGTGAACGACGACGACGCCGAATTGATGGAAGCCGAGATCGACGGCGCGGGTGTGGTGGTGGACGCGATCTTCGGCACCGGCCTCGACCGCGAGGTGGCCGGCACGCACCGGCGCGCGATCGATGCGATCAACGCGTCGGGCGCGAAGGTCGTCGCGGTGGACATGCCCTCGGGGCTCGATTCGGACAGCGGGCGGCTGTGGGGCGTGGCGGTTTTCGCCGAGATCACGTGTACCTTCGGCATCGCCAAGATCGGCCAGTACACGCACCCCGGCTACTTGCACTGCGGCGAGGTGATCGTCATCGACATCTCGCTGCCCGGTTACGCACCGCACGATTTCGGGCTGACGGCGAACGTGATCGAGCCGTTTCCCTTCCTGTCGATGTTCGCTGCGCGCCCCGACGACGCACACAAGGGCAGCTTCGGCCACGTGCTGGTGGTGGGCGGAAGCCCGGGGCTGACCGGCGCGCCGGCCATGTCGGCGCTCGCGGCGCTGCGCACGGGCGCCGGGCTGGCGTCGCTCGCCGTGCCGGGTGATCTGGCGCTGGCGATGGAAGCGAAGTTGCTGGAGGTGATGACCTACGCGCTGGCGCAGGGCGCGTCGGGCACCGTGGCCGATGACGCGATCGAGAAGGTGCTCGCGCTGCTGGAGGGCAAGACCGTGCTCGCCCTCGGGCCCGGCATGGGCCAGTCGCCCGAGGCCGCGCGGTTCATCGCGAAGCTCCTTCCCAAACTCGCCGTGCCGGTGGTGATCGACGCCGACGCGCTCAACAACATCGCCACCGACACGAGCGTGCTGAAGCGCTGCCCCACCGACGTCGTCATCACCCTGCATCCGGGCGAGATGGCGCGGCTGATCGGGCGCGACACGGCGGCGGTAATTGCCGATCGTCTGGGCGTCGCGGCGTCGTTCGCGCAAAAACACGGCGTGACGGTGGTGCTCAAGGGCGCGCGCAGCGTGGTGGCTACGCCGAGCGGCGACACGTGGATCAACGTCACCGGCAATCCCGGGATGGCGACGGCGGGCGCGGGCGACGTGCTCACGGGCGTGATCGCGGGGCTCATCGCGCAGCACAAAAACGTGCCCGACTGCACGCTGCTGGGCGTGTATCTGCACGGGCTCGCGGGGGATATCGCCAACGAGCACGTCGGCGAGCGGGGGATGATCGCGAGCGACATCCTGATGTCGCTGCCCGAAGCGATCATGGAGCTCGAAGACCTGCACGACGAGCAGGGCGCGGACGGCGAGGACGATGCGAAGACGCCCGTCCCTCCCGAGGGTAACGGCAAGTCCTCATGAGCCCCGTGCGCGTGCGCTCCGTTTCCGAAGACATGACGCGCGAGATCGGCCGGCGGCTCGGCGAGGCGGCGCGGCCCGGCGACGTCTTCGCGCTCGCGGGCGAGCTGGGCAGCGGCAAGACGCGCTTCGTGCAGGGGCTCGCGCGGGGACTCGGCATCGACCCGGACGAGGTCGCGAGCCCGACATTTACGATGATCGCCGAGCACGCGGGACGCTTGACCTTGCACCACATGGACCTGTATCGAATGCGCACGCACGTCGACCTTTCGACCGTCGGCATCGAGGAATACCTCGACGCGCGAGGACCGGACGCCGGCGTGTGCGCGGTGGAGTGGGCGGATCGCTTCGCGGACGTGATGCCGCCGGGCGCGATCCGCGTGGACTTCGCGATCGGGGACGGCGACGCGCGCGTTTTACTTTTCGCCGCTCCCGCCGAGCGCGAGGATGAAATCGAACGGCAGCTCGCGGGCTTCACGCCCGAAAGGATCGGATAAGAACGGATGAGCGTCATCGTCCAGAAATACGGCGGCACCAGCGTCGGCACGCTGGAGCGCATCGGCAACGTGGCTCGGCGCGTCGTCGATCTCTACAACCGGGGCAACAAGGTCGTGGTGACGGTCTCCGCCATGTCGGGCGAAACGGACCGGCTCATCAATCTCGCGAAGGCGATCGTTGATCCCCCGCCGCGCCGCGAACTCGACGTGCTGCTCAACACGGGCGAACAGGTCAGCGTGGCGCTGCTCGCAATGGCGATCGAAAAGCTCGGGCCGCGCTCGCGCAGTTTTCTCGGACATCAAATCCGCATCACGACCGACTCGATGTTTTCGAACGCGAAGATCCTCGATATCGACACGTCGGAACTCATCCGCGCGCTCGACGAAGGCTGCATCGCCGTGGTCGCGGGTTTTCAGGGCATCGACGAAAAGGGCAACCTGACGACGCTCGGGCGCGGCGGATCGGACACGACCGCGGTCGCCATCGCCGCGGCGATCAAGGCCGATCTGTGCGAGATCCTCACCGATGTGGACGGTGTGTACACGACCGACCCCAACATCTGCCCCGAGGCGCGCAAGCTCGACGAAATCAGCGACGAGGAAATGCTCGAAATGGCGTCGCTGGGCGCAAAGGTGCTGCACCACCGCAGCGTGCTGTTCGCGTCGAAGTACAAGGTGAAAACGTGCGTGCGCAGCAGTTTTAACGACAATCCGGGCACGCTGATCGTGCCGTCGGAGGAAGTGATGGAACAGGTCGTCGTCCGCGGGATCACGTGCGAGAAAAATGCGACGAAGGTGCGCCTGATCGGCGTGCCCGATCGGCCCGGCGTGGCGGCGGCGATTTTTTCGCCGATCTCCGACGCGGGCATCAACGTGGATCTCATCATTCAGAACGCCAGCACGGACGGCTTCACCGATCTGACCTTCACGGTGCCGCGCGCCGACGCCCAACAGGCGATGGCGATCTGCCAAAAAGTCGCGGGCGACCTCGGCGCGCTCGCCGTCGATTCCGATGCCGAGATCGCCAAGATCTCCATCGTGGGCCTCGGCATGCGCACGCATTCCGGCGTGGCGTCCACACTCTTTCAGGCGCTCTCGGGGGCGGGCATCAACATCCAGATGGTCTCGACGAGCGAAATCAAGGTCACGTGCGTCATTAATCTGAACGACGCCGACGAGGCCGTGCGCGTACTGCACCGCGCGTTTCGCCTCGATCAGCCGAACGGCGGTTGACCCGGCGGATGAAATCCGCCCGGCGGCTGCTCGCGTGGTATGACCGCCACGCGCGGGATCTGCCCTGGCGCGGCGAGCGCGACCCGTATCGCATCTGGGTCAGTGAAATCATGCTCCAGCAGACGACCGTGGATGCGGTGCGAAATCGCTACCGCGAATTCGTGCGTCGCTTCCCCACGCTGCGCGATCTGGCCGAAGCGCCTCCCGACGCCGTGATGAAGGCGTGGGAAGGCATGGGCTACTACAGCCGCGCGGTGAATCTGCACCGATCCGCGCGCATCGTGTGGTTGGGCGGGGGCGGCGCGTTTCCCGCGAGCGAGGCCGAGTGGCGCGCGCTGCCCGGTGTCGGGCCCTACACCGCCGCGGCGCTCGCGTGTCTCGTGAACAAGGAGCGCGTCGTCGCCGTCGACGCCCTTGTGCGCCGCGTGCTTTTTCGCGTTTTTCGCATCGACGCGTTGCTCAGCACTCTCTCGATCGACCGCGAAATCCGCGAGCGCGGCATCGATCTGATCGACCCCGCGCGGCCGTACGACAGCCTTCAGGCGCTGATGGATCTCGCGACAGCCCTTTGCCGCCCGCGCAGTCCCGACTGCCCGCCCTGCCCTTTGCGCGAAGATTGCGCGTCACATGCCGCGGGGGATGCCGACCGCCTGCCGAAAAAAGCGAACGCCGTTCGAAAGTCGGTGAACGTCGCCGTCGGGCTGTGGATTCGCGGCGACTCCGTTTTCTTGCAGCGACGACCCGAAGGCGGCCTCTTCGCGGGCCTGTGGGAACTGCCCGGCGGCAAGGTCGAGCCGGGCGAGAGCCCGGCGGAGGCGGTTGTCCGCGAGTTCGCCGAGGAGATCGGTCGCACGGTGCGAGCGACCGAAACATTGCCCGTGGTGCGTCACGCGTACACGAGCTTCGACGTCACGCTGCATCCCTTTGTGGTGCGATCGTCAGCTCCCACGCCCGGCGGCGAACACCGGCGCTTCGTGCCGCTGGACCGCGTGACCGAATACGCGCAGCCGGCCGCCAACGGGAAGATCTGGAGGGCATGGTTCGCGAAAAACGAAAAATCCGATAGAATTCTCGCAATCGAAATGCGGGGTCGCGAATGACGCGAGCGATGTGCGCCGCGGTTTTTTTGTGCGTGTTCGTCTCGTGCGCGATCGGGTTCGCCGCGTGCGCGATCATTGCGCCGGTGGAAAGCGATCTGCCGGTCCTGCAAACCATGTCGGGACGGGCCGATTGGTCCTACGTGCTCGTGAAGCCGAAGGACCCGGGCAAACCCGCGCCGCTGCTCCTGGTGCTGCACGGATACGACGGCGACGCCCGCTCGATGGCGCACTTGTGGAGCGTGCAGCGCGAAATGAATCGCGCCTACATCCTCGCGCCGCAAGCGCCGCCGAAGGAGCGCAACGGCAAAACGGTGAGCACCTGGGAAGCGGGAACCGACGACGCGTTTCTGCACACGCTGCTCGATATGGTGAGTCGCGAAAACAAAACCATCGGAGCGCAGTCGGCGATCGCGGGTTACAGCGCGGGGGCGTCGATGGCCATGCACATGGCGATGAAAAATCCGGGGCGTTTCGCGGCATGCGCGGCGATCGGCGGTGGCGTCGGCATGTCCGAGTCCGTCGATCCCGGGTTCACGCATTACCTGCTGCTGGCGGGCGAAAAGGACGTCGCATTCGATCCGAAAAAGGCGACACGTCTTCACGATCGCATCCACGAACTCGGCGGTCAGGCCGACGTGGAGATCGTCAAGGGCGTTGACCACACGACGCTCTACGGTCGTATCGAACAGGGCGCGAAATGGCTGGCCCAGGAGATGGGCTTGTTGTTTGTCATGGACGAATGATGCGTCAGCCGGTCGCGCGGGCGAGCGCCTGCATGACCTGATGAAATTTTTCGAGGAACTTCGAGCGGTCTTTCTTCTCGACCGGCGGAGGGCCGCCGCCCATCTCGCCCATCATGCGAAGCTGTTCCATCAGGCTGCGTGTCGCCATCTGCCCGCCGATGGAATCGGGCGTGAACTCGCGACCGCGTACGTCGAGCACGCGCGCGCCGCGCTTCAGGCATCGGTCCGCGAGCGGGATGTCCGATGTGACGACGAGGTCCCCCGCCTCTGCTCGCTCGGCGATCCAGTCGTCCGCGATGTCGGGACCCGCCTCGACCACGACGAGGCGAATGCGCGGATCGGACGGCACGTTCATGTAGCGGTTGCACACCACGAACACGACCGCGCCGTACTTTTCCGAAGCTCGGTAGATTTCATTCTTCACTGGGCATCCGTCGGCATCGACGTACACGTTCATCGCGCGTCCTCACTCCCAAGAAGATCCGCGACGCGTTCGCGCAGCGCAGGGACGACGTCGGCTTCGAACCACGGATTCGCCCGAAACCAGCCGATGTTGCGCGGCGACGGATGCGGTGTCGGCAGGTAACGCGGCCAGTGATCGCGCCAAGCGGCGACGGTTTCGGTCAACGTCGCGCGGGCTCGATTTCCGAGGTGATACGCCTGGGCGTAGGCGCCGCAAAGAATCGTGAACTCGATACGCCCCATCGCGCCGAGCAGGTCGTCGAACCACAGAACGCGGCACTCGGTGCGCGGCGGCAGATCGCCGCTCTTGCCGCACCCCGGATAGCAAAGCCCCATCGGCACGATCGCGATGCACGACTCGTCGTAAAACGTCTCGCGGTCCAGGCCCATCCACGCACGCAAGCGGTCGCCGCTGGGATCGTTCCACGGCAGGCCGGTTTCATGAACGCGCGTCCCCGGCGCCTGCCCGACGATGAGAATCCGCGCCGAGAGCGACGCGCGCAGCACGGGCCGCGGGCCGAGCGGCAAGACGTCCGCGCAGTGCCGGCATGCGCGCACGCGTTCGAGCAGGGCGTGGAAGGCGTCACGATTCACGCGAATTCCACAGACGACGTTGTGTCGCAACTGGACAAGATCCGCCCCTTTGCTAAACTCCATCGCATCACATGGGAGAGGGAAAACGCATGCTCGAACTCGAGGGTCTCGTTCCTCGCGAAGACGTCGCGGTGGTGGTGGTGGATATTCAGGAGAAGCTCTTCGGATTCATCCACGAGAAGGAACGGGTGCTGGAAAATTCGAAGAAGGTCATCGAGTTCTGCCAGCGCATCGGCCTGCAGACATTCGTCACGGAGCAGTACCCGAAGGGCCTCGGGGTGACGTTGCCGGAGTTGCAGCAGACCCTTGGCGCGAACTATACGCCGATTCCCAAAACCGCGTTCTCCTGTCTGGGCGAACCCGCCTTCATGGAGGCGCTCGAAGGCACAGAGGCGTCGACGCTCGTGCTGCTCGGTATCGAGACCCATATCTGCGTCCTCCAGACCGCGATCACCGCGCTCGCGTCGGGCAACTGGGACGTGATGATCCTCTCGGACGCCGTCGGCAGCCGAACCGTGGAAAATCACCGGCTCGGCCTCGACCGAGCGCGCGACGAGGGCGCGATCATCGCGTCGTCCGAAATGTTCTTCTACGAAATCCTTCAGGAAGCCAAGACCGAGGACCACAAAAAGGTCTTCGATCTGTTGAAGTAGCCCCACCGTCACGCATCGCGCCGCGCGTGTGCGACCGTCTTCGCGAGACGCACCAGTGTCTCGTGAATCGGCGCATCGACGCCGTGAACGCGCGCGAGGTCCACGATCGCTCCGTTGATCGAGTCGACCTCGATCGGCCGGTTGCGATACAAATCCTGAAGCATCGGGCACATGTGCCCGGCGGTCAGTTCCAGAATCCGTTCCACCTCCGCTGCCGGATGCGCGACGAGCAGCTCGATCCCCGCGGCCCGAGTCACGGCGAGCGCCTCGGCGACGGCAGCCTTCATCAACGCCCGCGTTTCGTCCAAGGCCATGATGCGTTCATTTGGAATCTGCGCGATCATCGCGATTGCCTGCCATCCCGACTGAATCACCGTGCGCGTCCAGACGAGTCGCGTACAATCGGCCTCGGCGTGCGTCTTCAGTCCGAGCCGTGTGAGTCGCGCGGCGACGTTCGCGGCGGCTTCGCCGTGCTCCGCGGTGCACGGCGCGATTCGCGAATCGCCCCAACTTGTGTGCAGCACGTGGCCCGCCTCCACGAGCGTCGCGCTCATGTTGGTCCACGCGGTGAACACGCGACCGCCACCGAGCGCATTCGTCAGCGGTTCGACCCGGCCGATGCCGTTCTGGAAACACACGGCCACGCCC
This genomic interval carries:
- a CDS encoding NAD(P)H-hydrate dehydratase; the encoded protein is MKLATASQMREIDRHAIEEVGIPGIVLMENAGAGCARVLMERYEAEADTGVCVVCGTGNNGGDGFVIARHLWNNGFPVEVFVLGRAAQIKGDAKTNFEILEKLDVPVTEVVNDDDAELMEAEIDGAGVVVDAIFGTGLDREVAGTHRRAIDAINASGAKVVAVDMPSGLDSDSGRLWGVAVFAEITCTFGIAKIGQYTHPGYLHCGEVIVIDISLPGYAPHDFGLTANVIEPFPFLSMFAARPDDAHKGSFGHVLVVGGSPGLTGAPAMSALAALRTGAGLASLAVPGDLALAMEAKLLEVMTYALAQGASGTVADDAIEKVLALLEGKTVLALGPGMGQSPEAARFIAKLLPKLAVPVVIDADALNNIATDTSVLKRCPTDVVITLHPGEMARLIGRDTAAVIADRLGVAASFAQKHGVTVVLKGARSVVATPSGDTWINVTGNPGMATAGAGDVLTGVIAGLIAQHKNVPDCTLLGVYLHGLAGDIANEHVGERGMIASDILMSLPEAIMELEDLHDEQGADGEDDAKTPVPPEGNGKSS
- the tsaE gene encoding tRNA (adenosine(37)-N6)-threonylcarbamoyltransferase complex ATPase subunit type 1 TsaE, producing MSPVRVRSVSEDMTREIGRRLGEAARPGDVFALAGELGSGKTRFVQGLARGLGIDPDEVASPTFTMIAEHAGRLTLHHMDLYRMRTHVDLSTVGIEEYLDARGPDAGVCAVEWADRFADVMPPGAIRVDFAIGDGDARVLLFAAPAEREDEIERQLAGFTPERIG
- a CDS encoding aspartate kinase, encoding MSVIVQKYGGTSVGTLERIGNVARRVVDLYNRGNKVVVTVSAMSGETDRLINLAKAIVDPPPRRELDVLLNTGEQVSVALLAMAIEKLGPRSRSFLGHQIRITTDSMFSNAKILDIDTSELIRALDEGCIAVVAGFQGIDEKGNLTTLGRGGSDTTAVAIAAAIKADLCEILTDVDGVYTTDPNICPEARKLDEISDEEMLEMASLGAKVLHHRSVLFASKYKVKTCVRSSFNDNPGTLIVPSEEVMEQVVVRGITCEKNATKVRLIGVPDRPGVAAAIFSPISDAGINVDLIIQNASTDGFTDLTFTVPRADAQQAMAICQKVAGDLGALAVDSDAEIAKISIVGLGMRTHSGVASTLFQALSGAGINIQMVSTSEIKVTCVINLNDADEAVRVLHRAFRLDQPNGG
- a CDS encoding A/G-specific adenine glycosylase; translated protein: MKSARRLLAWYDRHARDLPWRGERDPYRIWVSEIMLQQTTVDAVRNRYREFVRRFPTLRDLAEAPPDAVMKAWEGMGYYSRAVNLHRSARIVWLGGGGAFPASEAEWRALPGVGPYTAAALACLVNKERVVAVDALVRRVLFRVFRIDALLSTLSIDREIRERGIDLIDPARPYDSLQALMDLATALCRPRSPDCPPCPLREDCASHAAGDADRLPKKANAVRKSVNVAVGLWIRGDSVFLQRRPEGGLFAGLWELPGGKVEPGESPAEAVVREFAEEIGRTVRATETLPVVRHAYTSFDVTLHPFVVRSSAPTPGGEHRRFVPLDRVTEYAQPAANGKIWRAWFAKNEKSDRILAIEMRGRE
- a CDS encoding dienelactone hydrolase family protein codes for the protein MTRAMCAAVFLCVFVSCAIGFAACAIIAPVESDLPVLQTMSGRADWSYVLVKPKDPGKPAPLLLVLHGYDGDARSMAHLWSVQREMNRAYILAPQAPPKERNGKTVSTWEAGTDDAFLHTLLDMVSRENKTIGAQSAIAGYSAGASMAMHMAMKNPGRFAACAAIGGGVGMSESVDPGFTHYLLLAGEKDVAFDPKKATRLHDRIHELGGQADVEIVKGVDHTTLYGRIEQGAKWLAQEMGLLFVMDE
- a CDS encoding YaiI/YqxD family protein encodes the protein MNVYVDADGCPVKNEIYRASEKYGAVVFVVCNRYMNVPSDPRIRLVVVEAGPDIADDWIAERAEAGDLVVTSDIPLADRCLKRGARVLDVRGREFTPDSIGGQMATRSLMEQLRMMGEMGGGPPPVEKKDRSKFLEKFHQVMQALARATG
- a CDS encoding uracil-DNA glycosylase family protein, with amino-acid sequence MEFSKGADLVQLRHNVVCGIRVNRDAFHALLERVRACRHCADVLPLGPRPVLRASLSARILIVGQAPGTRVHETGLPWNDPSGDRLRAWMGLDRETFYDESCIAIVPMGLCYPGCGKSGDLPPRTECRVLWFDDLLGAMGRIEFTILCGAYAQAYHLGNRARATLTETVAAWRDHWPRYLPTPHPSPRNIGWFRANPWFEADVVPALRERVADLLGSEDAR
- a CDS encoding isochorismatase family protein, which codes for MLELEGLVPREDVAVVVVDIQEKLFGFIHEKERVLENSKKVIEFCQRIGLQTFVTEQYPKGLGVTLPELQQTLGANYTPIPKTAFSCLGEPAFMEALEGTEASTLVLLGIETHICVLQTAITALASGNWDVMILSDAVGSRTVENHRLGLDRARDEGAIIASSEMFFYEILQEAKTEDHKKVFDLLK
- a CDS encoding ketopantoate reductase family protein gives rise to the protein MSIVIFGAGAMGSLLASLIAKAGEDVVLVERDRRARRAIEAHGLRYDGTGGEQRIPVPIQEIAADGDADLALVCVRVADTDSIAADLSHALGTAGVAVCFQNGIGRVEPLTNALGGGRVFTAWTNMSATLVEAGHVLHTSWGDSRIAPCTAEHGEAAANVAARLTRLGLKTHAEADCTRLVWTRTVIQSGWQAIAMIAQIPNERIMALDETRALMKAAVAEALAVTRAAGIELLVAHPAAEVERILELTAGHMCPMLQDLYRNRPIEVDSINGAIVDLARVHGVDAPIHETLVRLAKTVAHARRDA